A window of Bradyrhizobium sp. AZCC 1719 genomic DNA:
CAATGCGCTCAATGTCCGCCGTACCGTGCAGGAACTCGAGGCTGCCGGCGCTGCTGGCCTCACGATCGAGGATACACTCTTGCCGCAGGCATTCGGGCAGGCTGGAACGCAATTGATTCCGCTGGAGGAGGGCGTCGGCAAGATGAAGGCCGCGCTTGATGGCCGCAGCGATCCCTCGCTGGTCATCATGGGCCGCACCGGCGCCGTGTCCGTCACCGGACTTGACGACGCCATTGGACGAGCGAGGGCGTATGAGGCCACCGGCGTCGATGCGCTGTTCTTCACGGGCATCAAGAGCCGGGGCGAGCTGGAAGCGATTTCCGCCGCGACGAGATTGCCGATCGTGCTCGGTGGTGCGCCCGAGGACATGACGGCGCTGGATTATCTCGCCGGTCAGCGCGTGCGGATCGCGTTGCAGGGCCACGCGCCATTCGCCGCCGCCACGCAGGCCGTCTACCAGACGCTGAAGGCGTTGCGTGAGGGAACCTCGCCGAAAAATTTGAACAGCCTTGCATCTGCCGAGTTGACCAGCCGGGCCATGCGCGATGCCGAAATAAAGGCGCGCGCTGGCGCATTTCTCGGGTTGAAGAATAAATGAGCGATGCAATTCGTCATGTCACAATAAGCGGCCGGGTGCAGGGCGTCGGCTATCGCGCCTGGGTCGACGACACGGCACGGGCGCGCGATCTCGAAGGCTGGGTGCGCAACCGCAGGGACGGCCGTGTCGAGGCGTTGTTCGCAGGTCCCGCGGAGCCGGTGACCGCGATGATCTCGGCTTGCCGGCG
This region includes:
- a CDS encoding isocitrate lyase/PEP mutase family protein — translated: MAFRKRREALRSILAGSTCIRPGSVYDATSIRIAEDLGFELGMFGGSVASLAVLGDPDIALITLTELAEQMRRMSRASTLPVLVDADHGYGNALNVRRTVQELEAAGAAGLTIEDTLLPQAFGQAGTQLIPLEEGVGKMKAALDGRSDPSLVIMGRTGAVSVTGLDDAIGRARAYEATGVDALFFTGIKSRGELEAISAATRLPIVLGGAPEDMTALDYLAGQRVRIALQGHAPFAAATQAVYQTLKALREGTSPKNLNSLASAELTSRAMRDAEIKARAGAFLGLKNK
- a CDS encoding acylphosphatase produces the protein MSDAIRHVTISGRVQGVGYRAWVDDTARARDLEGWVRNRRDGRVEALFAGPAEPVTAMISACRRGPSSARVEAVQDDAGNPEMLKLRRAGERFSVLPTI